The Naumovozyma dairenensis CBS 421 chromosome 1, complete genome genome includes a region encoding these proteins:
- the IRC22 gene encoding Irc22p (similar to Saccharomyces cerevisiae YEL001C; ancestral locus Anc_7.144): MRLNLVLTTCLSLMSAVKLSVAQDVEDAIDPSDIILDNEKQEVVPPSQQNTINLNITYEINERLDADKSEFLEFYNDELATLNYTFVNNEDRNITIMGIGGHILSMPNGEMAANITVGKVGPILVGINETARFQQQLQFHLDEGQYYLIPIVHITDDDITKIELGEEVPTMKVTVPPSFVQIVEPPLPFFSFEFLSVELFLVAIIGGASYYYFVYRPNTITQDLKKKNKKKAAKTVAGSSEEDKSEWLPEQYKK; encoded by the coding sequence ATGAGATTGAATTTGGTTTTGACAACATGTTTGTCCTTAATGAGTGCCGTCAAGTTATCTGTGGCACAAGATGTTGAAGATGCTATTGATCCATCCGATATCATTCTTGACAATGAAAAGCAAGAAGTTGTACCACCATCACAACAAAACACCATTAACTTGAATATCACTTACgaaattaatgaaagatTAGATGCTGATAAATCTGAATTCCTTGAATTTTACAATGATGAATTGGCTACATTAAATTATACATTTGtcaataatgaagatagaAACATAACCATCATGGGTATTGGTGGTCATATCTTATCCATGCCCAACGGTGAAATGGCTGCTAACATCACCGTTGGTAAAGTTGGTCCAATCTTAGTTGGTATCAATGAAACTGCTCGTTtccaacaacaattacaattcCATCTTGATGAAGgtcaatattatttgattccAATTGTTCATATTacagatgatgatattactAAAATTGAACTTGGCGAAGAAGTTCCTACTATGAAAGTTACAGTCCCACCAAGTTTTGTCCAAATCGTCGAACCACCTTTACCTTTTTTCAGTTTTGAATTCTTATCTGTTGAATTGTTCTTAGTGGCTATCATTGGTGGTGcttcttattattatttcgtTTATAGACCAAATACCATCACTCAAGACcttaagaagaagaataagaagaaagcTGCCAAGACTGTTGCAGGTTCatctgaagaagataagTCTGAATGGTTACCAGAACAATACAAGAAGTAG
- the NUG1 gene encoding RNA-binding GTPase NUG1 (similar to Saccharomyces cerevisiae NUG1 (YER006W); ancestral locus Anc_7.150) — translation MRVRKRTSKRTSTRMREGIKKKANAQHRKERKKAKTDPTWKSRGKKDPGIPANFPYKAKILEEIEAKKLKDLEEKQLQKQQRLLAKQEALRLAQMNGQMVDESALPDDDENGLAALVESAQHAAQEYNNNQGSGNNNSVSTQDDLEVVDYDIDFYGSNDDDDEGESELEKSRKAYDKIFKSVIDASDVILYVLDARDPEGTRSRKVEQAVLQSQGKRLILILNKVDLVPPYVLEQWLNVLKSSFPTIPLRASPGATNGTSFNKKLTQTVTASALLEALKTYSHNSNLKRSIVVGVIGYPNVGKSSVINAITARRGSHTKACPVGNQAGVTTSLREVKVDNKLKILDSPGICFPSETSTKKSKVEHEAELTLLNALPSKYIVDPYPAVLMLVKRLSQNDEMTESFKKLYDLPPIPANDADTFTKHFLIHIARKRGRLGKGGIPNLASAGLSVLNDWRDGKILGWVLPNASKTSSTELQEAQQQTIGTGISQAPAKEQEQTSIVSEWSKEFDLDGLFSSLDNVISSQNADTEMDA, via the coding sequence ATGAGGGTAAGAAAGCGTACATCCAAGAGAACTTCCACTCGTATGAGAGAAGGTATTAAAAAGAAGGCTAATGCTCAACAtagaaaggaaagaaagaaggCTAAGACTGATCCAACATGGAAATCAAGAGGTAAGAAGGATCCAGGTATCCCAGCAAATTTCCCATACAAGGCTAAAATCttagaagaaattgaagccaagaaattgaaagatttagaagaaaaacaattacaaaaacaacaacgTCTACTAGCTAAACAAGAAGCATTGAGATTGGCACAAATGAATGGCCAGATGGTTGACGAAAGTGCATTAcctgatgatgatgaaaatggatTAGCTGCCTTAGTCGAATCAGCTCAACATGCAGCACAAgagtataataataatcagGGTTCCGGGAATAACAATTCCGTCAGTACTCAAGATGATTTAGAAGTCGTTGATTATGATATTGACTTCTATGGATccaatgatgatgacgatgaaggTGAAAGTGAACtagaaaaatcaagaaaagcTTACGATaagattttcaaatcagTCATCGACGCATCTGATGTTATCCTATATGTTCTTGATGCAAGAGACCCAGAAGGTACAAGATCAAGAAAAGTGGAACAAGCTGTCTTACAAAGTCAAGGTAAGAgattgattttgattttgaataaaGTTGATTTGGTCCCACCATACGTTTTAGAACAATGGTTAAACGTTTTGAAATCCAGTTTCCCAACAATCCCATTAAGAGCTTCTCCAGGTGCTACAAATGGTACAtcttttaataaaaaattgacaCAAACTGTTACTGCAAGCGCACTTTTGGAAGCTTTGAAAACATATTCTCATAACAGTAATTTAAAGAGATCTATCGTTGTTGGTGTCATTGGTTATCCAAACGTGGGTAAATCCTCAGTTATCAATGCCATTACGGCTCGTCGTGGAAGTCATACTAAAGCTTGTCCCGTAGGTAACCAAGCTGGTGTTACTACATCATTAAGAGAAGTTAaagttgataataaattgaaaattctAGATTCTCCAGGTATTTGTTTCCCAAGTGAAACCTCTACGAAGAAGAGTAAAGTGGAACATGAAGCTGAATTAACTTTATTGAATGCATTACCATCTAAATATATCGTGGATCCATATCCAGCTGTCTTAATGTTAGTAAAAAGACTATCacaaaatgatgaaatgaCTGAAAgctttaagaaattatacGATCTACCACCAATCCCAGCTAATGATGCTGATACATTTACTAAACATTTCTTGATTCATATTGCTCGGAAAAGAGGAAGATTAGGTAAAGGTGGTATTCCAAACTTAGCCAGTGCAGGTTTATCTGTCCTAAACGATTGGAGAGATGGTAAGATTCTTGGGTGGGTGTTACCAAATGCATCAAAGACATCATCAACAGAACTACAAGAAGCTCAACAACAAACTATTGGTACTGGTATATCGCAAGCTCCTGCAaaggaacaagaacaaactAGTATTGTTTCTGAATGGTCAAAGGAATTCGATCTTGATGGTTTGTTTTCCTCTTTGGATAATGTTATTAGTTCCCAAAACGCTGATACTGAAATGGACGcttaa
- the YND1 gene encoding apyrase (similar to Saccharomyces cerevisiae YND1 (YER005W); ancestral locus Anc_7.149) — translation MSVNEDANDRYGIVIDAGSSGSRLHIYKWTDPNSLTATTNDPSILQSVPQIYQRRDWNHKITPGLSSFENKPHKAYKDHIKPLLDHAKKIIPTNKQKETPIFIQATAGMRLLPTRKQSKIIESLCKQIKQKSSNFLMQNDCSQQIQVIDGETEGIYGWLSLNYLSGHFNNFNPQDSSHFTFGFMDMGGASTQIAFMPSDPKEIATHHDDINSVILKSNNGDVQQWDVFVSTWLGFGANQARKRYLIQLINSLPENTNDYDDDDFHTKKLLDPCMPTGYEYKFKYKGEKFKFIGSGNYDQCTKSIYPLLLKNLPCEDEPCLFNGVHTPKIDYDVDKFIGISEYWYTANDIFKLGGTYNFKEFDSNVKQFCELDWETMKKNNVNGKYNDIPDEFLAASCFKANWVLNVLHEGFNLPKIDNNDIKSSIEEKQNELPPMFQSLEKVDEKELSWTLGRILLYASGSVMLGDKSIKVGINPTENEVEKFGKKFILGNISDISNTTLSNISIHFFRNLIILLILFFIVFHLIQGKKRNSFNVMDSLEELRRFFKILLYKMGNLLRSSCRTYVMNNHWVPFSASDSDFVQSRLEEGVLYNNTRNNNNNNNNNNNNNNNSSFIPKSEHERRTKNLVNKVYNEDQGELLNFRSKSASNLTNPNNNNNNNNNNNNTGNTNDNEEGSIFNGPQKNERMFSSVRTSPMPLNTLHNNVTNGNDGNMNDNKHNKQNRWTPKSPAFPMTDFSKFKDR, via the coding sequence ATGTCTGTTAACGAGGATGCAAACGATAGATATGGGATTGTCATCGACGCAGGTTCCTCTGGTTCAAGACTTCATATCTACAAATGGACAGATCCAAACTCATTAACTGCTACAACAAATGATCCATCGATATTGCAATCTGTACCACAAATTTATCAACGAAGAGACTGGAATCACAAAATAACACCAGGTCTATCGTCCTTCGAGAACAAACCACATAAAGCATACAAAGATCACATCAAACCATTACTAGATCATGCCAAGAAAATCATACCcacaaacaaacaaaagGAAACACCCATTTTCATTCAAGCTACAGCAGGAATGAGGCTTCTACCAACGAGAAAGCAATCCAAAAtaattgaatcattatGTAAGCaaatcaaacaaaaatcATCCAATTTCTTAATGCAAAATGATTGTTCTCAACAAATTCAAGTCATTGATGGTGAAACCGAGGGAATTTACGGTTGGTTAAGTTTGAATTATCTATCTGGTCATTTCAATAACTTCAACCCTCAAGATTCATCTCATTTCACTTTTGGATTCATGGATATGGGTGGTGCTTCTACTCAAATTGCGTTCATGCCCAGTGACCCGAAGGAAATTGCAACTCATcatgatgatattaatagtgTAATCTTGAAAAGTAACAATGGTGATGTACAACAATGGGATGTGTTCGTCTCAACGTGGTTGGGCTTTGGCGCCAACCAAGCTAGGAAACGatatttgattcaattaattaataGTTTACCCGAGAATACTaatgattatgatgatgatgatttccATACTAAGAAATTGTTGGATCCTTGTATGCCCACTGGTTATGAgtataaatttaaatataaaggtgaaaaatttaaatttattgggTCAGGGAACTATGATCAATGTACTAAATCTATttatccattattattgaaaaatttaccTTGTGAAGATGAACCTTGTTTGTTTAATGGGGTTCATACACCAAAGATTGATTATGATGTGgataaatttattggaaTTTCAGAATATTGGTATACAGcaaatgatatatttaaattagGTGGTACttataatttcaaagaatttgaTTCAAACGTTAAACAATTTTGTGAATTAGATTGGGaaacaatgaaaaaaaataatgttaatgGGAAATATAACGATATTCCTGATGAATTCTTGGCAGCTTCATGTTTTAAAGCTAATTGGGTTTTAAACGTTTTGCATGAGGGGTTTAATTTACctaaaattgataataatgatattaagTCGagtattgaagaaaaacaaaatgaattaCCTCCAATGTTTCAAAGTTTAGAGAAAGTTgatgaaaaggaattatCATGGACATTAGGTagaattttattatatgcCTCAGGAAGTGTCATGTTAGGtgataaatcaattaaagtTGGAATAAATCCAACAGAAAAtgaagttgaaaaatttggtaAGAAATTCATCCTTGGAAATATATcagatatttcaaatacaACATTATCAAACATATCTATTCATTTTTTCagaaatttaataattttactcatattgtttttcattGTGTTCCATTTAATTCAAGGCAAGAAGAGAAATTCTTTTAATGTCATGGATTCGTTGGAAGAACTCCgtagatttttcaaaattttattgTACAAGATGGGAAATCTATTACGTTCAAGTTGTAGAACATACGTGATGAATAATCACTGGGTACCTTTTAGTGCCAGTGATAGTGATTTTGTACAATCAAGGTTGGAAGAAGGTGTTTTGTACAATAatacaagaaataataataataacaataataataataataataataacaataatagcTCTTTCATTCCAAAATCTGAACATGAAAGAAGAACCAAAAACCTTGTAAATAAAGTTTACAATGAAGACCAAGGAGAATTACTAAACTTTAGAAGTAAAAGTGCATCGAATTTAACAAAtcctaataataataataataataataataataataataataccggtaatactaatgataatgaagaaggaTCGATATTCAACGGCCCTCAAAAGAATGAAAGAATGTTTTCCTCAGTACGAACAAGTCCAATGCCATTAAATACTTTACATAATAATGTTACAAATGGAAACGATGGTAATATGAACGATAATAAAcataataaacaaaatagaTGGACGCCGAAAAGTCCAGCTTTCCCAATGacagatttttcaaaatttaaagatcGTTAA
- the WBP1 gene encoding dolichyl-diphosphooligosaccharide-protein glycotransferase (similar to Saccharomyces cerevisiae WBP1 (YEL002C); ancestral locus Anc_7.140) — protein MQLKMNPLLVIFISSLFYLFQFQVVNARSLTGSNTLVLYDDRLIDLDDYSKFFESLKDRSFQLQFQDLSSKQSQLDSNWIEKYNNLIIFPIKGKHINRQLSVDSLLNFYENKIGNILTMTTPDGVPDSVRLFLNQLGIYPSPKGQALTDYFQASSSSSSSSNLVIPSSNLALTNNYIYQDYNEQFQFGSRVSVAILDNRDLIIPVLRSTRTSFDKGPMKTSWSNGSQNYLIVSFQNLQNNRLSWIGSIEFLNDSNFDMESNESLIKELTKWTFNEKSIVKIASLGHAHSNGISYDDLKYKVNDEIIFNLTLTEWDDHQQKWTPFLADDIQLELKQVDPYYRLNLKKDEMVVFNDNVSGQLYSTGPFKLPTRHGVFTFSVEYERSGLSFFKVEDVKSIRHLANDEYPRSWEITNAWVYLTSIYSVIGAWIIFIITFLTTSSSSPSSSSVASASAPTVVTTTTTTKVEKKVTKKLTSGSKVTETK, from the coding sequence ATGCAGTTGAAAATGAATCCATTGTTGgttattttcatttccaGTCTTTTCTATTTATTCCAATTCCAAGTGGTGAATGCAAGAAGTTTAACAGGCTCTAATACATTAGTTCTTTATGATGATagattaattgatttagaTGATTATTCTAAGTTCTTCGAATCATTAAAAGATCGTTCGTTCCAATTACAATTCCAAGATTTATCAAGTAAACAATCTCAATTAGATTCCAattggattgaaaaatacaataatTTAATCATCTTCCCAATTAAGGGGAAACATATTAATAGACAATTATCAGtagattcattattgaacttctatgaaaataaaattggtaATATCTTAACTATGACTACTCCTGATGGGGTACCTGATTCTGTCCGTCTatttttgaatcaattaGGTATATATCCAAGTCCAAAGGGTCAAGCATTAACTGATTATTTCCAAGcatcatcctcatcctcATCCTCATCTAACTTAGTCATTCCATCATCTAATCTCGCTTTAACTAACAATTACATTTATCAAGATTATAATGAACAATTCCAATTCGGTTCAAGAGTATCAGTGGCTATCCTTGATAATCGTGATTTAATAATCCCAGTGTTAAGATCCACAAGAACATCATTTGATAAGGGTCCGATGAAAACTTCATGGTCCAATGGATctcaaaattatttaattgtaTCATTCCAAAATTTACAGAATAATAGATTATCATGGATCGGTagtattgaatttttaaatgattcaaattttgatatgGAAAGTAATGAATCATTGATTAAAGAATTGACAAAATGGacatttaatgaaaaatctatAGTTAAGATTGCCTCCTTGGGTCATGCTCATAGTAATGGGATTTCAtatgatgatttgaaatataaagtTAATGACGagattattttcaatttgacATTGACTGAATGGGATGACCATCAACAAAAATGGACACCATTTTTAGCGGATGATATTCAATTGGAATTGAAACAAGTGGATCCATATTATCgtttgaatttaaaaaagGATGAAATGGTTGtgtttaatgataatgttaGTGGTCAATTGTATAGTACGGGACCATTTAAATTACCAACTCGTCATGGTGTTTTCACTTTTTCAGTGGAATATGAAAGAAGTGgtctttcattttttaaagTGGAAGATGTTAAATCTATTCGTCATTTGgcaaatgatgaatatcCAAGAAGTTGGGAAATTACCAACGCTTGGGTTTATTTGACTTCAATTTATAGTGTTATTGGTGCATggattattttcatcattacaTTCTTGACtacttcttcatcatcaccatcttcttcttctgttgCATCTGCTTCTGCTCCTACTGTTGTTACCACTACCACCACTACTAAAGTAGAGAAGAAAGtgacaaaaaaattgactAGCGGTTCGAAAGTTACAGAAACGAAGTAA
- the GIM4 gene encoding tubulin-binding prefolding complex subunit GIM4 (similar to Saccharomyces cerevisiae GIM4 (YEL003W); ancestral locus Anc_7.139) codes for METQQRDNVFQLKYNEYKQTLEQLQSKVIELGNDKDEHDIVLDTLKTADPERKCYRMIGGALVESNVKTTLPILQTKRQNLQDAVNTMRSELIKIAEEFDKWKKDNKIQVVQQ; via the coding sequence atggaaacTCAACAACGAGACAATGTGTTCCAATTGAAATACAATGAATATAAACAAACTTTGGAACAATTACAATCTAAAGTCATCGAATTAGGTAACGATAAAGATGAACATGATATAGTATTAGATACTTTGAAAACTGCTGATCCTGAAAGGAAATGTTATAGAATGATTGGTGGTGCTCTTGTAGAAAGTAACGTTAAGACTACGTTACCTATATTGCAAACTAAGAGACAAAATTTACAAGATGCTGTGAATACAATGAGATCAGAATTGATTAAAATTGCtgaagaatttgataaatgGAAAAAGGATAACAAGATTCAAGTCGTGCAGCAATAA